From Deinococcus ruber:
GTATCGTGATGCGGCCAGCCAGTCGGTACGTCCTGCCAGGTTTCCTGCCGTCCGTAAGGCGTGATGTCGAGGTGGGCGGCGATGCTCGACATCGGTTCGGTGCCGCGAGCCTCGGTGCGGTACGTCAGGTAGGGCCTGCCGTCCAGTTGCAGATACACGCTGAAGCCGGAAACCTCGCCCCCACCGGGCCGCGTCCAGCCCCAGTCCTGATTGAACGTGCAGTCGTGCGCCGAGACCCAGGGGACGCTCCAACCCATGCGTGCCGAGTACGCCGTCAGTTTTTCGATGGGGGCACGCGAGAGACGCACGAAGCTGATGTCGTAGGGCCCGAAGTGCGACAGGTGCGGTACGGCGTTGTCGGCGTCGTCCGAGCAGAAGACGCAGCCCTGCTCCCAGGCAGGCTCGAACATGAAATGGTGAACGATCAGCTGCGAGCGGCCCGCGAACAGGTCGAGGAAGCTCAGCGGGCCGTCCTTCCCCATGAAGGTGTAATTCGCGACTTCAGTCATCGGAAGGCGGCGGCGCTGAGCGGCCACGGCGTCCCGGAGGCGGGTTTCGGCCTTCTCCAGCGGCAGGAGGGCGTCTCGCGCCTGCGTCCACTGCTCGCGGCTGACGATGGGCGGGTGGGCCAGGGCTGTGTCGATCATGGCTGAACCTCGCTGCTCAGAAACGGCGTCACGGCAGCGGGCAGCAGCGCTGACATGAAGATGTCGTAATGCGTGGTGCCCGGCAGAATCGCCAGCCGGTGCGGGGTCATGCCCGACTGATCCCAGCCGCCGTCGCGCTGCCCACCCCCCAGCAGGCCGAAAAACTCGGCGGCATGGCTGGGCGCGAGCGAGTCTGCGTCACCGACGACGATCATGGTGGGCATGCTCAGGGCCGCGATCTGTGCCGACCAGTCGTATTCCTGGCGCAGCAGGTCGCCCATCTTGTCCCACAGCTGGGGCCAGTCGTCCGGATGGGGCGCGACCTGGGCGTACTGCTGGTACATGGGCGTCTGGAGCATGTGCGCCGCGATGTGGGCACCCATCCTATCCATCCCGGCCAGC
This genomic window contains:
- a CDS encoding DUF899 domain-containing protein — its product is MIDTALAHPPIVSREQWTQARDALLPLEKAETRLRDAVAAQRRRLPMTEVANYTFMGKDGPLSFLDLFAGRSQLIVHHFMFEPAWEQGCVFCSDDADNAVPHLSHFGPYDISFVRLSRAPIEKLTAYSARMGWSVPWVSAHDCTFNQDWGWTRPGGGEVSGFSVYLQLDGRPYLTYRTEARGTEPMSSIAAHLDITPYGRQETWQDVPTGWPHHDTFTRTKRHDEYDSPQLAVPQP